A window from Drosophila miranda strain MSH22 chromosome Y unlocalized genomic scaffold, D.miranda_PacBio2.1 Contig_Y2_pilon, whole genome shotgun sequence encodes these proteins:
- the LOC117192542 gene encoding uncharacterized protein LOC117192542: MSSSAVELAETHHKEQASVGNLLRRRYAELLHGEKYTDCVFHVCEEQLKCHKLILSAASPVFEGMFFGPMHENEPEIEIHDISAAIFKVLVDYIYTGSVDYNNLELVACIELYYAAEKYLLDQLIADSLVAITRKLRFSNILPALELSVCMGLDSLLEVCMTFFMRCCVSNAQYMTHLKEHYVHVSKECVKTIIAACKEPHKLLIWYVYEWTQHECEQLGLGPSNTGLVVQGLGPEASSWPVNASDEVQSPAPAPIVSVERCYYKACRPFTVDAESPVWRLRLKSPRFISLMGVVLNSRLPPNLTCTFGHVQLPLEYRESLRLDLCELPADGEDAPTNPVWSHVIQNQSTKYNCDLHLRWLREEACVLTPELSYELQIRWGGSAYGAEYPCSLQSCIADGICFIDSVSFIGSLVKGLRYANLV; the protein is encoded by the coding sequence ATGAGCAGCTCTGCTGTGGAACTGGCCGAGACCCATCACAAGGAGCAGGCTAGCGTGGGCAACCTGCTGCGGCGTCGCTATGCCGAGCTTTTGCACGGGGAGAAGTACACGGACTGCGTTTTCCACGTGTGCGAGGAGCAGCTTAAGTGCCACAAACTGATCCTGAGTGCCGCCAGTCCCGTGTTTGAGGGCATGTTTTTCGGACCAATGCATGAGAATGAGCCCGAGATTGAGATACACGACATTAGTGCGGCCATTTTCAAGGTCCTGGTCGACTACATTTACACGGGCAGCGTGGACTACAACAACCTGGAGCTGGTAGCCTGCATTGAGCTGTACTATGCGGCAGAGAAGTATCTGCTGGACCAGCTGATAGCCGACTCCCTGGTGGCCATCACCAGGAAGCTGCGCTTCTCCAACATTCTGCCGGCTCTTGAGCTGAGTGTGTGCATGGGACTGGATAGTCTGCTGGAGGTCTGCATGACCTTCTTCATGCGCTGCTGCGTGAGCAATGCCCAGTACATGACCCATCTGAAGGAGCACTATGTCCACGTGTCTAAGGAGTGCGTCAAAACGATCATAGCCGCCTGCAAAGAGCCGCACAAGCTACTCATTTGGTATGTCTACGAGTGGACCCAGCATGAGTGTGAGCAACTGGGCCTTGGTCCTAGCAATACGGGCTTGGTTGTCCAAGGTCTGGGGCCAGAGGCAAGCTCGTGGCCCGTGAATGCTTCTGATGAAGTGCAATCTCCTGCTCCGGCTCCTATTGTCTCAGTAGAGCGCTGCTACTACAAGGCCTGCCGGCCGTTTACCGTAGATGCAGAGTCTCCCGTGTGGCGTCTTCGCCTGAAGAGCCCTCGCTTCATCTCCCTCATGGGAGTGGTCCTGAACAGCCGCCTGCCCCCCAACCTGACCTGCACCTTTGGCCACGTTCAGCTGCCTCTGGAATATCGCGAGTCCCTGCGGCTGGACCTTTGCGAGTTGCCGGCGGACGGCGAGGACGCGCCCACCAATCCCGTGTGGAGTCATGTCATTCAAAATCAGAGCACAAAATATAACTGCGACTTGCACCTAAGATGGCTCCGCGAGGAGGCGTGTGTACTCACCCCGGAGCTGTCCTACGAGCTGCAGATACGCTGGGGCGGAAGCGCATACGGTGCAGAGTATCCTTGCAGCCTGCAGTCCTGTATCGCCGATGGCATTTGCTTCATCGACAGCGTCAGCTTCATCGGCAGTTTGGTCAAGGGCCTGCGCTACGCCAACCTGGTGTAG